From a region of the Streptomyces sp. NBC_01454 genome:
- a CDS encoding NPCBM/NEW2 domain-containing protein produces the protein MRVHVRTTHRRGHRRIVGVLSAALLCTAGVTALPAAAHTPDSAGPGTAPTSGTAPAPRLPGGLAKTPPMGFNNWNSTQCRAEFNEEMVKGIADLFVSKGLKDAGYQYVNLDDCWALPTRDGNGKLVPDPHRFPHGIKAVADYVHSKGLKFGIYTSAGIKTCNPAGFPGGLGHETSDAQQFADWGVDYLKYDNCNNLGVDAKQRYRTMRDALKATGRPIVYSICEWGENKPWEWASDVGHLWRTTGDISDSWASMLEIAKQNLPLAPHAGPGHWNDPDMLEVGNGGMTDTEYRSHFSLWSMMAAPLLIGSDLRKATPETFAILANKDLIAVDQDALGKPATVLASDSGRWTLVRQLAGGDSAVALFNETDQPQRISTTAGDAGLPQAAGYRLRDLWQHRDTHTTGTVSATVPAHGTVVYRVSADPRWAGYPPAVETGLDRTPLVEAGTPADLRSTVRNLGGTPATHLTVAVKAPHGWQLKAASPATSRALPGGKTLTTRWKITAPAGTPPGAYDLPLTARYRSPRGERITTTLPGTAHVVVPPPSGTSYAAELPWLTATNGWGPVEKNTSVGEREAGDGRPLSIGGTGFARGLGTHAASAVTFYTGGQCSAFHAQAGVDDESGDRGSVSFEVWADGKRVARTATVTGAEAATAVSAAITGAQTVRLVATDAGDGIDYDHADWADAKFSC, from the coding sequence ATGCGCGTTCATGTCCGCACCACCCACCGGCGAGGTCACCGAAGAATCGTCGGCGTGCTGTCCGCCGCACTGCTGTGCACGGCAGGGGTGACCGCCCTGCCCGCCGCGGCCCATACACCCGACTCCGCAGGGCCCGGTACCGCCCCCACCAGCGGCACCGCCCCCGCACCCCGGCTTCCCGGCGGGCTCGCCAAGACGCCCCCGATGGGCTTCAACAACTGGAACTCCACGCAGTGCCGGGCGGAGTTCAACGAGGAGATGGTCAAGGGCATCGCCGATCTCTTCGTCAGCAAGGGCCTGAAGGACGCCGGCTATCAGTACGTCAATCTCGACGACTGCTGGGCGCTGCCCACCCGCGACGGGAACGGCAAGCTCGTGCCGGACCCCCACCGTTTCCCGCACGGCATCAAGGCAGTGGCCGACTATGTGCACTCCAAGGGCCTGAAGTTCGGCATCTATACGAGCGCCGGCATCAAAACCTGCAACCCGGCCGGATTTCCCGGCGGGCTGGGGCACGAGACGTCCGATGCCCAGCAGTTCGCCGACTGGGGCGTGGACTACCTCAAGTACGACAACTGCAATAACCTCGGCGTGGACGCCAAGCAGCGGTACCGCACCATGCGGGACGCGCTCAAGGCCACCGGGCGTCCCATCGTCTACAGCATCTGCGAATGGGGCGAGAACAAGCCCTGGGAGTGGGCGTCGGACGTAGGGCATCTGTGGCGCACCACCGGCGACATCAGTGACTCCTGGGCGAGCATGCTCGAGATCGCCAAGCAGAATCTGCCGCTCGCCCCGCACGCCGGCCCCGGGCACTGGAACGACCCGGACATGCTGGAAGTCGGCAACGGCGGGATGACGGACACCGAGTACCGCAGCCACTTCTCGCTGTGGTCGATGATGGCCGCCCCGCTGCTGATCGGCTCCGATCTGCGCAAGGCGACCCCGGAGACGTTCGCGATCCTGGCCAACAAGGACCTGATCGCCGTCGACCAGGACGCACTGGGCAAACCGGCCACGGTGCTGGCGTCCGATTCCGGCCGCTGGACGCTCGTCAGGCAACTGGCGGGCGGCGACAGCGCGGTGGCGCTGTTCAACGAGACCGACCAGCCGCAGCGGATCTCCACCACCGCCGGGGACGCGGGCCTTCCGCAGGCCGCCGGCTACCGGCTGCGCGATCTGTGGCAGCACCGGGACACCCACACCACGGGCACCGTCTCCGCGACCGTGCCGGCACACGGCACCGTCGTCTACCGGGTCTCCGCCGACCCGCGCTGGGCCGGCTACCCGCCGGCGGTCGAGACCGGGCTCGACCGCACCCCCCTGGTCGAGGCCGGCACCCCCGCCGACCTCCGCTCGACGGTCCGCAATCTGGGCGGCACCCCCGCCACGCACCTCACGGTGGCGGTCAAGGCCCCGCACGGCTGGCAACTCAAGGCCGCCTCGCCGGCGACCTCCCGTGCGCTGCCCGGCGGGAAGACGCTGACCACCCGCTGGAAGATCACCGCACCGGCCGGCACCCCGCCCGGCGCCTACGATCTGCCGCTCACCGCCCGGTACCGCTCACCACGCGGCGAGCGGATCACCACGACGCTGCCCGGTACGGCTCATGTCGTGGTGCCACCGCCGTCCGGGACCTCGTACGCCGCCGAACTGCCCTGGCTCACCGCCACCAACGGCTGGGGCCCGGTGGAGAAGAACACCAGCGTCGGGGAGCGGGAGGCGGGTGACGGCAGACCGCTCAGCATCGGCGGCACCGGTTTCGCGCGGGGCCTGGGGACGCATGCCGCCAGCGCGGTGACCTTCTACACGGGCGGGCAGTGCTCGGCGTTCCATGCCCAGGCCGGCGTCGACGACGAGTCCGGTGACCGGGGCTCGGTGAGCTTCGAGGTGTGGGCCGACGGCAAGCGGGTCGCCCGGACCGCCACGGTGACCGGCGCGGAGGCCGCCACGGCCGTCAGCGCCGCCATCACCGGAGCGCAGACCGTCCGCCTCGTCGCCACCGACGCCGGAGACGGCATCGACTACGACCACGCCGACTGGGCGGACGCCAAGTTCAGCTGCTGA
- a CDS encoding LacI family DNA-binding transcriptional regulator translates to MTDTARGTSRRYGTRPTMKDVAARAGVGLKTVSRVVNGEPGVTPDTERRVQEAITSLGFRRNDSARILRKGRTASIGLVLEDLADPFYGPLNRAVEEVARNHGALLINGSSAEDPSREQELVLALCARRVDGLVIIPAADDHRYLEPEMTAGIATVFVDRPAGRIEADAVLSDNFGGARDAVAHLIAHGHRRIGFIGDQPRIHTARERLRGYRAAMAAAGLPVDDSWVSLGSTAPDRVRAATTAMLDAPAPVTALFAGNNRVTVTAVRVLRARPRPVALVGFDDFELADLIRPAITVVAQDPAHMGRTAAGLLFRRLDGIEDPPRSTEIPTRLIARGSGEIPPSES, encoded by the coding sequence GTGACCGACACCGCGCGGGGCACGTCCCGCCGCTATGGCACCCGGCCCACGATGAAGGATGTCGCGGCACGCGCCGGCGTCGGCCTCAAGACGGTCTCGCGTGTGGTCAACGGCGAACCCGGCGTCACCCCGGACACCGAACGACGCGTCCAGGAAGCCATCACCTCCCTGGGCTTCCGCCGTAACGACTCCGCCCGGATTCTACGCAAGGGGCGTACGGCCAGCATCGGCCTGGTGCTGGAGGATCTCGCCGACCCCTTCTACGGCCCGCTCAACCGCGCCGTCGAGGAAGTCGCGCGCAACCACGGCGCACTGCTGATCAATGGCTCCAGCGCCGAGGACCCGTCCCGCGAACAGGAGTTGGTGCTGGCGCTGTGCGCACGACGGGTGGACGGACTGGTCATCATCCCGGCCGCCGATGACCACCGCTATCTGGAGCCGGAGATGACGGCCGGGATAGCGACGGTGTTCGTGGACCGCCCGGCCGGCCGGATCGAGGCGGATGCCGTGCTCTCCGACAACTTCGGCGGCGCCCGGGACGCGGTCGCCCATCTCATCGCGCACGGCCACCGCCGGATCGGCTTCATCGGTGACCAGCCGCGGATCCACACCGCGCGGGAGCGGTTGCGCGGCTATCGCGCGGCGATGGCCGCGGCCGGACTTCCCGTCGACGATTCCTGGGTGTCGCTCGGCTCCACCGCGCCCGACCGGGTACGCGCCGCCACCACTGCGATGCTGGACGCCCCCGCACCGGTCACCGCCCTGTTCGCGGGCAACAACCGCGTCACCGTCACCGCCGTCCGGGTCCTGCGCGCACGCCCGCGCCCGGTCGCGCTGGTGGGCTTCGACGACTTCGAGCTGGCCGATCTCATCCGGCCCGCGATCACGGTCGTCGCCCAGGATCCGGCACACATGGGCCGGACGGCCGCCGGGCTGCTCTTCCGCCGTCTGGACGGCATCGAGGACCCGCCGCGGAGCACGGAGATCCCGACCCGTCTGATCGCCCGCGGCTCCGGCGAGATCCCGCCGTCGGAGAGCTGA
- a CDS encoding TetR/AcrR family transcriptional regulator — protein MPKQVDREARRRDVVDALFRVVVRDGIQRASLRTVADEARLNIGSVRHYFAGQEELMRFAMRSMLDRVGARLQRRVEELGDLSGLPAPRIRRCAVELLCELLPLDDSRRAEVTVLIDFSTAARTHPALDDLARETATATRSLVRRILARLDTAGGLRPGLALDTETERLTSLLDGLAFTAVLRPDVLDARTCATVLRAHIDDLGPATG, from the coding sequence ATGCCCAAGCAGGTCGACCGAGAAGCCCGGCGCCGTGACGTCGTCGACGCCCTCTTCCGCGTCGTCGTACGGGACGGCATCCAACGCGCCTCCCTGCGCACCGTCGCCGACGAGGCCCGGCTCAACATCGGTTCGGTCCGGCATTACTTCGCCGGCCAGGAAGAGCTGATGCGCTTTGCGATGCGGTCGATGCTCGACCGGGTCGGCGCCCGACTCCAGCGCCGCGTCGAGGAGTTGGGCGATCTGAGCGGGCTGCCCGCACCGCGGATCCGCCGCTGCGCGGTGGAGCTGCTCTGCGAACTGCTCCCCCTCGACGACAGCCGGCGCGCCGAGGTCACCGTCCTCATCGACTTCTCCACGGCCGCCCGTACCCATCCCGCGCTCGACGACCTCGCCCGGGAGACCGCCACCGCCACCCGTTCCCTCGTCCGCCGCATCCTCGCCCGCCTCGACACGGCGGGCGGCCTGCGGCCGGGCCTCGCCCTCGACACCGAGACCGAGCGGCTGACGTCCCTCCTGGACGGCCTCGCCTTCACCGCCGTCCTGCGGCCCGACGTGCTGGACGCCCGGACCTGCGCCACGGTGCTGCGTGCCCATATCGACGACCTCGGACCGGCCACAGGCTGA
- a CDS encoding DinB family protein — MTWIAPSIERRDFPAAAGEREMLQRWLDFHRDTLLTKCAGLTAEQLAEASSPPSTLTLLGLVRHLTDVERTWFRQRFVGEDIGDHYITEDNLDADFDDLDPAAAESELATFRAETEACDKAVADRGLDETFEPVRGKTLNLRWIYVHLIEEYARHNGHADLLRERIDGVAGD, encoded by the coding sequence ATGACCTGGATCGCACCCTCCATCGAACGCAGAGACTTTCCCGCCGCGGCCGGCGAACGGGAGATGCTCCAGCGTTGGCTCGACTTCCATCGCGACACCCTGCTCACCAAGTGCGCCGGGCTCACCGCCGAGCAGCTCGCCGAGGCGAGCAGCCCGCCCTCCACCCTCACGCTGCTCGGGCTGGTACGCCATCTGACCGATGTCGAACGCACCTGGTTCCGCCAGCGCTTCGTGGGTGAGGACATCGGGGACCACTACATCACCGAGGACAACCTCGACGCCGATTTCGACGACCTCGACCCGGCCGCCGCCGAGAGTGAACTCGCCACGTTCCGTGCCGAGACCGAAGCCTGCGACAAGGCCGTGGCGGACCGGGGCCTGGACGAGACCTTCGAGCCCGTCAGGGGCAAGACGCTGAATCTGCGCTGGATCTACGTCCACCTGATCGAGGAGTACGCCCGCCACAACGGCCACGCGGATCTGCTGCGGGAGCGGATCGACGGGGTGGCGGGCGACTGA
- a CDS encoding dipeptidase — MSDSPLAQTVAALQPRARTELAELVAFKSVADPAQFPRSECEAAARWITGALRADGFQDVALLDTPDGTQSVYGFLPGPAGAPTVLLYAHYDVQPPLDEDAWVSPPFELTERDGRWYGRGAADCKGGLIMHLTALRALKEHGGVPVNVKVIVEGSEEQGTGGLERYAEAHPELLAADAVVIGDTGNFRVGLPTVTATLRGMTLVRVRVDTLEGNLHSGQFGGAAPDALAALIRILDSLRAEDGSTTVRGLAADATWDGLEYPEAEFRRDAKVLDGVGLLGSGTVADRIWSRPAVTVLGIDCPPVVGATPSVQAGARALVSLRVPPGTDAVEATKLLTAHLEGAAPWGARVAVEQVGQGQAFRADTSSPAYASMAAALREAYDGEEMQTAGMGGSIPLCNTLAGLYPDAEILLIGLSEPEAQIHAVNESVSPQELERLSLAEALFLGQYAKSHA; from the coding sequence ATGTCCGACAGCCCGCTCGCACAGACCGTCGCCGCGCTGCAGCCGCGCGCCAGGACCGAGCTGGCCGAATTGGTGGCCTTCAAGTCGGTGGCGGATCCGGCCCAGTTCCCCCGGAGCGAGTGCGAGGCGGCCGCCCGGTGGATCACCGGGGCGCTGCGGGCGGACGGCTTCCAGGACGTGGCGCTGCTGGACACCCCCGACGGGACCCAGTCCGTGTACGGCTTTCTGCCCGGCCCGGCCGGCGCCCCGACGGTCCTGCTGTACGCGCACTACGACGTGCAGCCGCCCTTGGACGAGGACGCCTGGGTCTCCCCGCCGTTCGAGCTGACCGAGCGCGACGGCCGCTGGTACGGCCGCGGCGCCGCCGACTGCAAGGGCGGCCTGATCATGCATCTGACGGCGCTGCGCGCGCTGAAGGAGCACGGCGGGGTGCCGGTCAACGTCAAGGTGATCGTGGAGGGTTCCGAGGAGCAGGGCACCGGCGGTCTGGAGCGCTACGCCGAGGCACACCCCGAGCTGCTGGCCGCCGATGCCGTCGTCATCGGCGACACCGGCAACTTCCGGGTCGGCCTGCCGACGGTGACCGCGACGCTGCGCGGGATGACCCTGGTACGGGTCCGGGTCGACACCCTGGAGGGCAATCTGCACTCCGGCCAGTTCGGCGGCGCGGCACCCGACGCGCTGGCGGCGCTGATCCGGATCCTGGACTCGCTGCGCGCCGAGGACGGTTCGACGACGGTGCGGGGGCTGGCCGCGGACGCCACCTGGGACGGCCTGGAGTATCCGGAAGCTGAATTCCGCCGGGACGCCAAGGTCCTGGACGGGGTCGGGCTGCTCGGCAGCGGCACGGTCGCGGACCGGATCTGGTCCCGTCCGGCCGTCACCGTGCTGGGCATCGACTGCCCGCCGGTGGTCGGCGCCACGCCGTCCGTACAGGCGGGCGCGCGGGCGCTGGTGAGCCTGCGGGTGCCGCCGGGCACGGACGCGGTCGAGGCGACGAAGCTGCTGACCGCGCATCTGGAGGGCGCCGCCCCGTGGGGTGCGCGGGTCGCCGTCGAACAGGTCGGGCAGGGGCAGGCGTTCCGTGCGGACACCAGCAGCCCGGCGTACGCGTCGATGGCCGCGGCGCTGCGGGAGGCGTACGACGGCGAGGAGATGCAGACCGCCGGTATGGGCGGCTCGATCCCGCTGTGCAACACGCTGGCCGGTCTCTACCCGGACGCGGAGATCCTGCTGATCGGGCTGAGTGAGCCGGAGGCGCAGATCCACGCGGTCAACGAGAGCGTCTCGCCGCAGGAACTGGAGCGGCTCTCCCTGGCGGAGGCGCTGTTCCTGGGGCAGTACGCGAAGAGCCACGCCTGA
- a CDS encoding ROK family protein produces the protein MQTDLSAALDIGGTKIAGALVDAHGTLIARAARPTPADKDGATVMRAVAEVVGELTTEPDWARVAAVGIGSAGPVNAASGTVSPVNIPGWRDFPLVAGVRALVGERPVVLVGDGVAMTAAEHWQGAARGHANALCMVVSTGVGGGLVLNGRLHPGPTGNAGHIGHISVDLDGDPCPCGARGCVERIASGPNIARRALAHGWQPGPGGDTSAAAVAAAARAGDPVAVRSFERAAQALAAGIAATATLVEIDIAVIGGGVAGAGEVLFAPLRAALRDYATLSFVSGLTVVPAQMGTDAGVVGAAAAAAQQSRLEAFVPAP, from the coding sequence ATGCAGACGGACCTCAGCGCAGCGCTGGACATTGGCGGCACCAAGATCGCCGGCGCTCTGGTGGACGCCCACGGCACGCTGATCGCACGGGCCGCCCGGCCCACCCCCGCCGACAAGGACGGGGCCACCGTGATGCGTGCGGTGGCCGAGGTGGTCGGTGAGCTGACCACGGAACCGGACTGGGCCCGGGTGGCGGCCGTCGGCATCGGCAGCGCGGGCCCGGTGAATGCCGCCTCCGGCACCGTCAGCCCGGTCAACATCCCCGGCTGGCGCGACTTCCCGCTCGTCGCCGGCGTGCGGGCGCTGGTGGGCGAGCGTCCGGTCGTGCTGGTCGGCGACGGTGTCGCGATGACCGCGGCCGAGCACTGGCAGGGCGCCGCGCGCGGCCACGCCAACGCGCTGTGCATGGTGGTCTCCACCGGGGTCGGCGGCGGACTCGTGCTCAACGGCCGACTGCATCCGGGCCCCACGGGGAACGCCGGGCACATCGGCCACATCAGCGTCGATCTCGACGGTGACCCCTGTCCGTGCGGCGCCCGCGGCTGCGTGGAGCGGATCGCCAGTGGCCCCAACATCGCCCGCCGGGCGCTGGCCCATGGCTGGCAGCCGGGCCCTGGCGGTGACACCAGCGCGGCAGCCGTCGCCGCCGCCGCGCGCGCCGGGGACCCGGTCGCCGTGCGTTCCTTCGAGCGGGCCGCCCAGGCGCTGGCCGCCGGGATCGCCGCCACCGCCACGCTCGTCGAGATCGATATCGCGGTCATCGGCGGGGGAGTCGCGGGCGCGGGGGAGGTTCTCTTCGCTCCCTTGCGGGCGGCCCTGCGCGACTATGCGACGCTGTCGTTCGTCTCGGGGCTGACGGTCGTCCCCGCCCAGATGGGCACGGACGCCGGCGTGGTGGGGGCCGCCGCGGCCGCCGCCCAGCAGTCCCGCCTCGAAGCCTTCGTTCCGGCGCCCTGA
- a CDS encoding NUDIX hydrolase: protein MIVWLNGTFGAGKTTAAQELLDLLPGSTLYDPELLGSGLRLMLPAKRFEEIDDYQDLPAWRRMVVDTAAALLTEVPGPLITPMTLLRQEYRDEIFGALAARRIPVRHVLVHAEETILRARIAEREKTSEDAGAAASTRRWSLEHLGPYADALPWLRGDAHVVDTTRLTPRQTAERVAEAVRTGAGACDIVQTPEPTAETLAAGVLLFDDQDRVLLVDPTYKAGWEFPGGVVERGEAPARAGVREVAEELGIELPSALRLLVLDWEAPKPPGYGGMRLLFDGGTLTDDRIGKLLLPGSELRDWRFVTETEAEKMLPPVRWNRLRWALRAREQGCPLHLEAGVPVG from the coding sequence GTGATCGTCTGGCTGAACGGCACGTTCGGTGCGGGCAAGACCACTGCGGCTCAAGAATTGCTCGACCTGCTTCCCGGAAGCACGCTCTACGACCCCGAACTCCTCGGCAGCGGACTGCGGTTGATGCTGCCGGCCAAGCGGTTCGAGGAGATCGACGACTATCAGGATCTGCCGGCCTGGCGGCGCATGGTCGTGGACACCGCCGCGGCACTGCTCACCGAAGTGCCGGGCCCGCTGATCACGCCGATGACGCTGCTGCGGCAGGAGTACCGCGACGAGATCTTCGGGGCCCTCGCCGCCCGCCGGATTCCCGTGCGGCATGTGCTCGTGCACGCGGAGGAAACGATCCTTCGGGCCCGAATAGCGGAGCGCGAGAAGACCTCCGAGGACGCCGGGGCCGCCGCGTCGACGCGCCGGTGGAGCCTGGAACACCTGGGCCCGTACGCCGACGCGCTGCCCTGGCTCCGGGGCGACGCCCATGTCGTCGACACCACCCGGCTCACGCCCCGGCAGACCGCCGAGCGGGTCGCCGAAGCCGTGCGCACCGGCGCCGGTGCCTGCGACATCGTGCAGACCCCCGAACCGACCGCCGAGACGCTCGCGGCCGGTGTGCTGCTCTTCGACGACCAGGACCGCGTGCTGCTCGTCGACCCGACCTACAAGGCCGGCTGGGAATTCCCCGGGGGCGTCGTGGAACGCGGCGAGGCGCCCGCCCGTGCCGGGGTGCGGGAGGTCGCCGAGGAGCTCGGCATCGAACTGCCCAGCGCGCTCCGGCTGCTCGTACTGGACTGGGAAGCCCCCAAACCGCCCGGCTACGGCGGTATGCGGCTGCTCTTCGACGGCGGCACCCTGACCGACGACCGGATCGGCAAGCTGCTGCTGCCCGGCTCCGAACTGCGCGACTGGCGCTTCGTCACCGAGACCGAGGCGGAGAAGATGCTGCCGCCGGTGCGCTGGAACCGGCTGCGCTGGGCGCTGCGCGCCCGCGAACAGGGCTGTCCGCTCCACCTGGAGGCGGGCGTTCCCGTCGGCTGA
- a CDS encoding geranylgeranyl reductase family protein: MSSERTTEDNEQVWDVVVVGAGPAGASAAHAAACTGRRVLLLEKADLPRYKTCGGGIIGPSRDSLPPGFDLPLRDRVHAVTFSLNGRLTRTRRSKNMLFGLINRPEFDARLVESAKDAGARVRTGVTVARVEQHGAEVPDRRTVAVVLGDGEVVLARAVVGADGSAGRIGGHVGVKVDEVDLGLEAEIPVPPPVAEDWAGRVLIDWGPIPGSYGWVFPKGDTLTVGVISARGEGAATKRYLEDFIGRLGLAGFEPSISSGHLTRCRADDSPLSRGRVLVCGDAAGLLEPWTREGISFALRSGRLAGEWAVRVSEAHDAVDARRQALNYAFAIKAGLGVEMGVGRRMLQVFTRRPGLLHAAITGFRPAWHVFAKITRGTTTLAEIVRTRPVARRALEAMDRG; the protein is encoded by the coding sequence GTGAGCAGCGAGCGGACAACGGAGGACAACGAGCAGGTGTGGGACGTCGTGGTGGTGGGCGCGGGGCCTGCGGGCGCCTCGGCCGCGCATGCCGCGGCGTGCACGGGACGCCGGGTGCTGCTGCTGGAGAAAGCGGATCTGCCGCGCTACAAGACCTGCGGCGGCGGCATCATCGGCCCCTCGCGGGACTCGCTGCCGCCCGGCTTCGATCTCCCGCTGCGCGACCGGGTGCATGCGGTGACGTTCTCGCTGAACGGCCGGCTCACCCGCACCCGCCGTTCCAAGAACATGCTCTTCGGGCTGATCAACCGTCCCGAGTTCGATGCCCGGCTGGTCGAGTCGGCCAAGGACGCGGGCGCCAGGGTCCGCACCGGTGTCACGGTCGCCCGGGTGGAGCAGCACGGCGCCGAGGTGCCGGACCGGCGGACCGTCGCGGTGGTGCTGGGGGACGGCGAGGTGGTGCTGGCGCGGGCCGTGGTCGGCGCGGACGGCAGCGCGGGCCGTATAGGGGGTCATGTCGGGGTCAAGGTCGACGAGGTCGACCTGGGCCTGGAGGCGGAGATCCCGGTGCCGCCGCCGGTCGCGGAGGACTGGGCGGGCCGGGTGCTCATCGACTGGGGACCGATCCCCGGCAGCTACGGCTGGGTGTTCCCCAAGGGCGACACCCTCACCGTCGGCGTCATCTCCGCACGTGGTGAGGGCGCGGCGACCAAGCGCTACCTGGAGGACTTCATCGGCCGGCTGGGGCTGGCCGGCTTCGAACCGAGCATCTCCTCGGGGCATCTGACGCGCTGCCGCGCCGATGACTCCCCGCTGTCCCGCGGCCGGGTGCTGGTGTGCGGGGACGCCGCCGGGCTGCTGGAGCCGTGGACCCGGGAGGGCATCTCCTTCGCGCTGCGCTCCGGGCGGCTGGCGGGGGAGTGGGCGGTGCGGGTCTCCGAGGCGCACGACGCGGTGGACGCCCGCCGCCAGGCCCTCAATTACGCCTTCGCCATCAAGGCCGGCCTCGGTGTGGAGATGGGCGTGGGACGCCGGATGCTCCAGGTCTTCACCCGCCGCCCCGGCCTGCTGCACGCCGCGATCACGGGCTTCCGGCCCGCCTGGCACGTCTTCGCGAAGATCACCCGCGGGACCACCACACTGGCCGAGATCGTCCGCACCCGCCCGGTGGCGCGGCGGGCGCTGGAGGCGATGGACCGGGGGTGA
- a CDS encoding DUF6986 family protein, whose amino-acid sequence MGQQETAATSLADTVREGINAALAGVDADLARRYPGDPGTRQPVHTVYVPGDAFTAETVRSWGDQALAALDEHAPDAGALAAVLGLPDALAAEVHDRVRAKLTREPVEDLRIDFEDGYGPRPDAEEDEAAARAAALVAAAYRGGASRPEAAGGTAAPYMGIRMKCMEAAVRDRGIRTLDIFLTGLMRAGGLPDGLLLTLPKVTYAEQVTAMVRLLEAFEKAHGLESGRIGFEIQIETTQSILGADGRATVARMIEAAEGRATSLHYGTFDYSASCGVSAAHQSLDHPVADHAKAVMQVAAAGTGVRLSDGSTNVLPVGPTARVHDAWRLHHGLVRRSLARAYYQGWDMHPGHLPTRYAAVYAFYREGLEQAAARLAAYVAKAGGEVMDEPATAKALSGYLLRGLDCGAVDPGEVARLTGLTRADLDALAGRPVSMN is encoded by the coding sequence ATGGGGCAGCAGGAGACCGCGGCGACGAGCCTCGCGGACACCGTACGGGAGGGCATCAACGCCGCCCTCGCCGGAGTGGACGCGGATCTGGCGCGGCGCTACCCGGGCGACCCCGGCACCCGGCAGCCGGTCCACACGGTCTATGTCCCCGGCGATGCCTTCACCGCCGAGACCGTGCGCTCCTGGGGCGACCAGGCGCTCGCCGCCCTCGACGAGCACGCCCCGGACGCCGGTGCGCTCGCCGCCGTCCTCGGCCTCCCCGACGCGCTCGCCGCCGAGGTCCACGACCGCGTCCGCGCCAAGCTGACCCGCGAGCCGGTCGAGGATCTGCGCATCGACTTCGAGGACGGCTACGGCCCCCGCCCGGACGCCGAGGAGGACGAGGCCGCGGCCCGCGCCGCCGCCCTGGTCGCCGCCGCGTACCGTGGGGGCGCCTCCCGGCCGGAGGCCGCGGGAGGGACCGCGGCCCCGTACATGGGCATCCGGATGAAGTGCATGGAGGCCGCCGTCCGCGACCGCGGCATCCGCACCCTGGACATCTTCCTCACCGGTCTCATGCGGGCCGGCGGGCTGCCCGACGGCCTGCTGCTGACGCTCCCCAAGGTCACCTACGCCGAGCAGGTCACCGCCATGGTCCGGCTGCTGGAGGCGTTCGAGAAGGCGCACGGCCTGGAGAGCGGCCGGATCGGCTTCGAAATCCAGATCGAGACCACCCAGTCGATCCTGGGGGCCGACGGCCGCGCCACCGTTGCCCGCATGATCGAGGCCGCCGAGGGCCGTGCCACCTCGCTCCACTACGGCACCTTCGACTACAGCGCCTCCTGCGGGGTCAGCGCGGCCCACCAGTCCCTCGACCACCCGGTGGCCGACCACGCCAAGGCCGTGATGCAGGTCGCCGCCGCGGGCACCGGCGTCCGCCTCTCCGACGGCTCGACGAACGTCCTGCCGGTCGGCCCGACGGCACGGGTCCACGACGCCTGGCGGCTGCACCACGGCCTGGTCCGCCGCTCCCTGGCCCGCGCCTACTACCAGGGCTGGGACATGCACCCCGGCCATCTGCCCACCCGCTACGCGGCGGTCTACGCCTTCTACCGCGAGGGCCTGGAGCAGGCCGCGGCCCGGCTGGCGGCGTATGTCGCCAAGGCGGGCGGTGAGGTCATGGACGAGCCCGCCACCGCCAAGGCCCTCAGCGGCTATCTGCTGCGCGGCCTGGACTGCGGCGCGGTGGACCCGGGCGAGGTCGCCCGTCTGACCGGGCTGACCCGCGCCGACCTGGACGCCCTCGCGGGCCGCCCGGTGTCCATGAACTGA